Proteins from a single region of Sporosarcina sp. P33:
- a CDS encoding type I restriction endonuclease subunit R yields MSNAPKNVSEANFQDCFVEKLQRFKWKSPEELDGTKRKVTTDDLINHWRSELNRINVDQLESVPLTDNEFNQVMAQVNQIANSFEAAKLLAMEGSKGKIDGIHRDPNPRVTREQITLTIFKKAQVSGGDSSYTIAREVTTPKGNRFDLVLLINGLPLINIEQKRADKTFDEAYSQFKRYYQDGEYTLNFMAFSQMMVVTSEVATRYFATPKTVHDFNPSFLFHWADKDNIPVNNWEEVINQFLMIPMAHQMVGDYLVIDEAREEDNRRHMLMRSYQVHALQAVEAAAFGWDNEDRIPHGGFVWHTTGSGKTITSFKTALFLSTRAGFDKVVFLVDRRELDSRTSENFKAYAAYESVSVDDTKYTYELRKILHSPNNGIVVTTTYKLSNLVKDLMEANDTRLADKRIVFIIDEAHRTTMGQMMGTIKQYFRNNSLFFGYTGTPLFDENQAKGKINEKSELIDTTEKLFGPLIHQYTIEEAIADRNVLGFHVDYINTGEFKSYEELREQLVERLQIQLPNAVVKVLERDIQQLSDLEVEKAAKKEGLLVYHDETHIPRVVEEILTQWDAQSQNREFNAILTVAYKKRVLAYFEEFKKQMAERDIQLNIAMTFSFGSENESERVDPVVIENMFKEYGGFTGIEFVAGDKKRGEEAYFEDMIERATRGGSGRNPKNIDLVIVADQLLTGYDSKLLNTLYVDRSLELHGLIQAYSRTNRIYGSTKEFGTVINFQYPKITEEMVNIALKLYGSGGTSSRAIVEPYQTAVKRLNLAFIDMMNTLPDPTDWQSIEPYEEHKKQFIQVYKEAATQFNLVEQYYEYAWDETAFGIDERTWLQYTGAYRNLTFEEGEELPGDVAPALVGRTKLAGSQIIDANHILNLIGSKTTSTNGIQTVDAETLRIIHQEIEELSNFGEHEQATLLKEFVVEELQTGNVSSNINFDQAFEDWKNDKKRELIYEVADEWGINGKVFEKSIDAYSTTSPQDIPFIDDLIGSLDFDAATIKQGPNQLMHNFALTPYLVKVIPQIKSKFKS; encoded by the coding sequence ATGAGCAATGCACCAAAGAATGTTTCAGAAGCAAACTTTCAAGATTGTTTTGTGGAGAAGTTACAACGCTTCAAATGGAAATCACCTGAAGAACTCGATGGGACAAAACGAAAAGTAACGACAGACGATTTAATCAATCATTGGCGTAGCGAACTGAATCGGATCAACGTCGATCAATTGGAAAGTGTTCCGCTAACAGATAATGAGTTTAATCAAGTGATGGCACAAGTAAATCAAATTGCCAATAGTTTTGAAGCAGCAAAACTATTAGCGATGGAAGGATCTAAAGGAAAGATTGATGGCATTCACCGAGATCCGAATCCACGTGTGACGAGAGAACAAATCACGCTAACCATTTTTAAAAAAGCGCAAGTGAGTGGTGGAGATTCTAGTTATACAATCGCAAGAGAAGTTACGACACCAAAAGGTAATCGCTTTGATCTTGTTTTACTCATTAACGGCTTACCACTAATTAATATTGAACAAAAACGAGCGGATAAAACCTTTGATGAAGCGTATAGCCAGTTCAAACGGTACTACCAAGACGGGGAGTATACGCTGAATTTCATGGCGTTTTCACAAATGATGGTCGTGACTTCTGAAGTTGCGACGCGTTATTTTGCGACGCCTAAAACGGTGCATGATTTCAACCCAAGTTTCCTCTTCCACTGGGCAGATAAAGACAATATCCCTGTGAACAACTGGGAAGAAGTCATTAACCAATTTTTAATGATTCCAATGGCGCATCAAATGGTCGGGGATTATTTAGTGATTGATGAAGCAAGAGAAGAAGACAATCGTCGTCATATGCTCATGCGTTCCTATCAAGTACATGCCTTACAAGCAGTTGAAGCTGCAGCGTTTGGATGGGATAATGAGGACCGTATACCGCACGGTGGCTTTGTATGGCATACGACAGGTTCAGGAAAAACGATTACGAGTTTTAAAACGGCTCTCTTTCTTTCTACGCGAGCAGGCTTTGATAAAGTGGTCTTCCTCGTAGATCGGCGTGAATTAGACAGTCGTACGAGTGAGAACTTCAAAGCCTATGCAGCGTATGAATCCGTTTCTGTAGATGATACAAAGTATACATATGAGTTGCGTAAAATCTTGCATTCACCGAATAACGGCATTGTTGTAACGACGACCTATAAACTAAGTAATTTAGTGAAAGATTTGATGGAAGCAAACGATACACGTCTCGCTGATAAGCGTATCGTCTTTATTATTGATGAAGCGCATCGTACAACGATGGGTCAAATGATGGGAACAATTAAACAGTATTTTAGAAACAATAGTTTATTCTTCGGTTATACAGGTACTCCTTTGTTTGATGAAAACCAAGCGAAGGGAAAGATCAACGAAAAAAGTGAACTGATTGATACAACAGAAAAGCTATTTGGTCCACTCATTCACCAGTATACGATTGAGGAAGCAATTGCAGATAGAAACGTACTCGGCTTTCACGTCGATTATATTAATACCGGTGAGTTTAAAAGTTACGAAGAGTTAAGAGAACAACTGGTTGAAAGGCTTCAGATTCAGCTGCCAAATGCAGTGGTAAAGGTTTTAGAAAGAGATATACAACAACTATCAGACTTAGAAGTTGAAAAAGCTGCGAAAAAAGAAGGTCTACTCGTGTACCATGATGAGACACATATTCCACGAGTTGTCGAAGAAATATTAACGCAGTGGGACGCACAGTCTCAAAATCGAGAATTTAATGCTATTCTAACGGTTGCGTATAAAAAACGTGTGCTTGCTTATTTCGAAGAATTTAAAAAGCAAATGGCCGAAAGAGATATTCAACTAAATATAGCTATGACATTTAGTTTTGGCAGTGAGAATGAGTCGGAACGTGTAGACCCTGTCGTCATTGAAAATATGTTCAAGGAATACGGAGGATTTACTGGAATTGAGTTCGTTGCAGGGGATAAAAAGCGCGGGGAAGAAGCCTACTTTGAGGACATGATTGAACGTGCGACAAGAGGGGGAAGTGGACGTAACCCTAAAAATATAGACCTGGTCATCGTAGCCGATCAATTACTAACAGGATATGACTCTAAGTTACTCAATACACTTTATGTGGACCGTTCACTCGAATTACATGGATTGATTCAAGCGTACTCCCGAACGAATCGTATCTATGGTTCAACGAAAGAATTCGGAACGGTGATTAATTTCCAATATCCAAAAATCACTGAAGAAATGGTCAACATTGCCTTAAAACTCTACGGTAGTGGGGGAACGAGTAGTAGAGCAATTGTTGAGCCCTACCAAACAGCAGTCAAGAGGTTAAATCTCGCATTTATCGACATGATGAATACGTTACCTGATCCGACGGACTGGCAATCCATTGAACCGTATGAAGAGCATAAGAAACAGTTCATACAAGTGTACAAAGAAGCTGCAACACAATTTAACTTAGTCGAGCAGTATTATGAGTATGCGTGGGATGAAACAGCATTCGGAATAGACGAACGTACGTGGCTTCAATATACCGGTGCGTACCGTAACTTAACCTTTGAAGAAGGAGAAGAGTTACCAGGTGATGTAGCTCCGGCTTTAGTCGGCAGAACTAAACTTGCAGGTTCACAAATTATAGACGCCAACCATATCTTGAACCTCATTGGCTCTAAAACAACTTCGACGAATGGTATTCAAACGGTCGATGCAGAAACGTTACGTATCATCCATCAAGAGATCGAAGAGTTGAGTAACTTCGGTGAACATGAACAAGCTACATTACTAAAGGAGTTTGTAGTGGAAGAATTACAAACCGGAAACGTATCTAGTAATATTAACTTCGATCAGGCGTTTGAGGATTGGAAAAATGATAAGAAGAGAGAATTGATTTATGAAGTGGCTGATGAGTGGGGCATAAACGGTAAAGTGTTTGAAAAGTCAATTGATGCTTATTCAACGACTTCACCTCAAGATATTCCGTTCATAGATGACTTGATCGGTAGTTTGGATTTTGATGCAGCAACGATAAAGCAAGGGCCTAATCAACTTATGCATAACTTTGCATTGACGCCATATCTTGTGAAGGTTATTCCACAAATTAAATCGAAGTTTAAGTCATAA
- a CDS encoding restriction endonuclease subunit S, with amino-acid sequence MKRVIPEKRFKEFKDDWSEEYLYMVLDLLKDGTHGTHINVEEGIYLLSAKNIKNGRINIDKTDRKISVDEYNKIHRNFELKDGDILLTVVGSIGEAAVLKINKKEFTFQRSVAYLRPKKEIESEFLYTTVNSNYFQRELKNRQVVSAQPGIYLGDLSEIPIYFPTLKEQQKIGNFFKHLDQMISLEQRKLEKTKALKSAYLTEMFPSEGERVPKRRFAGFTDEWEQTKLSTLTTYKNGRGHEDRQSKSGKYELINLNSISIDGGFKPSGKFIDESNELLVKDDLVMILSDVGYGDLLGRVALIPESNKFVLNQRVALLRPNKNVNPLFLFSYINKHQRYFKFKGAGMSQLNISKNVVEDFQLLIPNLNEQKLIGKLFKTVDDGIVNQQQKLNKLKAMKQAYLEEMFV; translated from the coding sequence ATGAAAAGAGTAATTCCTGAAAAAAGATTTAAAGAGTTTAAGGATGATTGGTCAGAAGAATATTTATATATGGTTCTTGACTTGTTAAAGGATGGTACTCATGGTACTCATATAAACGTTGAAGAAGGAATTTATTTATTAAGTGCAAAAAACATTAAAAATGGACGAATTAATATAGACAAAACTGATAGGAAGATTTCTGTAGATGAATACAATAAAATCCATCGTAATTTCGAATTAAAAGATGGAGATATCCTACTGACGGTTGTTGGATCAATTGGAGAAGCAGCTGTGTTAAAAATAAATAAAAAAGAGTTTACATTCCAACGAAGTGTTGCATATCTAAGACCGAAAAAAGAAATTGAATCTGAGTTTTTATATACTACGGTCAACAGTAATTATTTTCAAAGGGAATTAAAAAATAGACAAGTTGTATCTGCTCAACCAGGAATATATCTCGGCGATTTATCTGAGATACCAATATACTTTCCAACATTAAAAGAACAACAAAAAATCGGCAACTTTTTCAAGCACTTAGATCAAATGATTTCGCTCGAACAGCGCAAGTTAGAAAAAACAAAAGCTTTGAAATCTGCTTATCTTACTGAGATGTTCCCTTCTGAAGGAGAGCGAGTTCCGAAAAGGAGGTTTGCAGGATTTACGGATGAATGGGAACAAACTAAATTGTCCACATTAACTACTTATAAAAATGGTAGAGGTCATGAAGATAGACAATCGAAATCAGGAAAGTACGAATTGATTAATTTAAACTCTATTTCAATAGATGGAGGTTTTAAGCCGTCTGGTAAATTTATTGATGAATCAAACGAATTACTTGTAAAAGATGATTTGGTTATGATTTTGAGTGATGTTGGCTATGGAGATTTATTAGGAAGAGTAGCATTAATACCAGAAAGTAATAAATTTGTTCTTAATCAAAGAGTAGCATTATTGAGGCCTAATAAAAACGTGAATCCGTTATTTTTGTTCTCATATATTAATAAGCATCAAAGGTATTTCAAATTTAAAGGTGCTGGTATGTCCCAACTTAATATTTCAAAGAATGTTGTAGAAGATTTCCAATTGCTTATACCAAATTTAAATGAACAAAAATTAATTGGGAAATTATTCAAAACGGTAGACGACGGGATTGTTAACCAACAACAAAAATTAAATAAACTAAAAGCAATGAAACAAGCGTATTTAGAGGAAATGTTTGTCTAA
- a CDS encoding type I restriction-modification system subunit M, whose amino-acid sequence MITSEEIKRRLWDGANELRGSMDASRYKDYMLGLMFYKFLSDKTIDTFKTASGMKQHSEQEVIDAYRESYAQHPEPLVEMMSNVLGYYVLPEHLYQTWISDIRSGEFEVQKVTDSLNHFERTIAVTGDSDDFKGLFSSSTLDLTDTALGSNLNERSKNIKELVLLFADLNMVALQKGDVLGDAYEYLIGQFAMESGKKAGEFYTPSQVSEVMAQIVARTKSIETIYDPTVGSGSLLLTVSKYLSEDEKKSLAYYGQEKNTATYNLTRMNLLLHGVRPEKMTINNGDTLAEDWPEDPQRPNEGVQFDAVVMNPPYSAKNWNKSNLKVSDPRFEVAGVLPPDSKGDYAFLLHGLFHLGQQGTMAIVLPHGVLFRGGAEGEIRKRLLEKNYIDTIIGLPDKLFTNTGIPVTVLILKKGRPLGTPVLLIDASKTFVKEGKQNVLQEKDIARIVDTYATRNEEAGYSHLATRDEIIKNEYNLNIPRYIESVEEEIPQDVDAHLYGGIPYANIAELKVLQESVPTIIKQALKEVRSGYVELTESINDLTKKVLTDDHVVQKSKAVEQQLKAYMDKYWPLLKTIDDVNAIPELRDSMLVEIKELLLAFNHIDEYDGYQIIAEIWKDTLTDDTEIISLTDFYTAGRTRVPLMVTKGSGKTKREEQDGWIGSIIPTELMVKHLFAEEVSIIEEKESRLSEIDAELAELVEAAKVEESNEEVALSEALNDKEDAFTIGAIRSLLKESDKGSTDHTLLKKAESLLNEKTTLNRDVKKLNQELKEATEKRIETLTCEEIDELMHEKWFGSLVSNIMRLIENPLTEELTVLEELQNRYSDTLATLEEESKQLKQGLEEMMQQLVVNES is encoded by the coding sequence GTGATTACATCAGAAGAAATCAAAAGAAGACTATGGGACGGTGCCAATGAGTTACGTGGCTCAATGGATGCCAGTCGATACAAAGATTATATGTTGGGGTTAATGTTCTACAAGTTTCTCAGTGATAAAACGATCGATACATTTAAAACAGCAAGCGGCATGAAACAGCACTCTGAACAAGAAGTGATTGACGCGTATCGTGAAAGCTACGCACAACATCCCGAACCTCTTGTCGAAATGATGTCGAATGTTCTTGGTTACTACGTCTTACCAGAACACTTATACCAAACATGGATTTCAGATATTCGTTCGGGAGAATTTGAAGTTCAAAAAGTTACAGATAGCTTGAATCATTTTGAACGAACAATTGCCGTGACAGGCGATTCAGATGATTTTAAGGGATTATTCTCAAGTTCTACACTGGACCTCACAGATACTGCATTAGGTAGTAACTTAAATGAACGTAGTAAAAATATAAAAGAACTCGTATTACTCTTTGCTGATCTTAATATGGTTGCTTTGCAAAAAGGTGACGTATTAGGAGATGCGTATGAATATTTAATTGGACAATTTGCAATGGAGTCTGGAAAGAAAGCTGGAGAATTCTATACACCATCCCAAGTGAGTGAAGTCATGGCGCAAATCGTTGCGAGAACGAAGTCAATCGAAACAATCTATGACCCGACAGTCGGTTCAGGCTCACTTCTTTTAACTGTGAGTAAGTATTTATCAGAAGATGAGAAGAAAAGCTTAGCTTATTACGGACAAGAGAAAAATACAGCAACTTATAACTTAACGAGAATGAACTTGCTTCTTCACGGTGTACGTCCAGAAAAAATGACCATCAATAATGGCGACACACTTGCGGAAGACTGGCCAGAAGATCCACAACGTCCAAACGAAGGGGTACAATTTGATGCGGTCGTGATGAATCCACCATACTCAGCGAAGAACTGGAATAAATCAAATTTAAAAGTGAGCGATCCACGTTTTGAAGTTGCAGGTGTGTTACCACCGGATTCAAAGGGAGACTATGCGTTTCTTTTACATGGCTTATTCCATTTAGGACAACAGGGCACGATGGCGATTGTCTTACCACATGGTGTGTTATTTAGAGGTGGAGCAGAAGGAGAAATACGCAAACGCTTACTAGAAAAGAATTATATTGATACCATCATCGGTCTTCCAGATAAACTGTTTACGAATACAGGAATACCAGTAACTGTCCTTATTTTGAAGAAAGGTCGTCCACTTGGCACTCCTGTATTACTAATCGACGCTTCTAAAACGTTTGTGAAAGAAGGAAAGCAAAATGTTCTACAAGAAAAAGACATTGCAAGAATTGTCGATACATACGCGACGCGCAATGAAGAAGCTGGCTATAGTCACTTGGCTACAAGAGATGAAATAATTAAAAATGAATACAACTTAAATATTCCTAGATACATTGAATCGGTTGAGGAAGAAATTCCGCAAGACGTAGATGCTCATCTTTACGGAGGTATCCCATATGCCAACATTGCAGAGTTAAAAGTACTACAAGAATCTGTGCCAACAATAATCAAGCAGGCATTGAAAGAAGTGCGTAGTGGATACGTAGAACTCACAGAATCTATAAATGACTTAACGAAAAAAGTATTGACGGATGACCATGTCGTTCAGAAATCAAAAGCAGTCGAACAACAATTGAAAGCGTATATGGACAAGTATTGGCCATTATTGAAAACGATCGATGATGTAAATGCTATCCCTGAACTACGTGATTCAATGTTAGTAGAAATAAAAGAGCTGTTATTAGCCTTTAACCATATTGATGAATACGATGGCTATCAGATCATTGCGGAAATCTGGAAAGACACGCTAACAGATGACACTGAGATTATCTCCCTGACGGACTTCTATACGGCTGGTCGTACACGCGTGCCGTTAATGGTCACGAAAGGATCTGGGAAAACAAAGCGAGAAGAGCAAGATGGTTGGATAGGCAGTATCATTCCGACTGAATTAATGGTGAAACATCTATTCGCTGAAGAAGTTTCTATTATAGAAGAAAAAGAATCAAGACTTTCTGAAATTGATGCTGAATTAGCTGAATTAGTCGAAGCAGCCAAGGTGGAAGAAAGTAATGAAGAAGTCGCTTTAAGCGAAGCATTGAACGACAAAGAAGATGCTTTCACAATAGGAGCGATCCGCTCACTATTAAAAGAATCAGATAAAGGAAGTACAGACCACACCTTATTGAAAAAAGCAGAAAGCTTGCTAAATGAAAAGACAACGCTAAATCGTGATGTGAAGAAATTAAATCAAGAATTAAAAGAAGCAACAGAAAAACGCATCGAAACGTTGACGTGTGAGGAAATTGATGAGCTAATGCATGAAAAATGGTTCGGTTCACTCGTTTCTAACATTATGCGATTAATTGAAAATCCTTTAACTGAAGAACTAACGGTACTAGAAGAATTACAAAACCGTTATTCTGACACGTTAGCTACATTGGAGGAAGAAAGTAAGCAATTAAAGCAAGGACTGGAAGAAATGATGCAGCAATTGGTGGTGAATGAATCATGA
- the groL gene encoding chaperonin GroEL (60 kDa chaperone family; promotes refolding of misfolded polypeptides especially under stressful conditions; forms two stacked rings of heptamers to form a barrel-shaped 14mer; ends can be capped by GroES; misfolded proteins enter the barrel where they are refolded when GroES binds): MAKELKFNEEARTAMLRGVDTLADAVKVTLGPKGRNVVLERKFGSPLITNDGVTIAKEIELEDAFENMGAKLVAEVASKTNEIAGDGTTTATVLAQAMIREGLKNVTAGANPVGIRKGIEQAVISAVEGLQSVSDEIESRQEIAQVASISSGDEEVGDLISQAMERVGNDGVITIEESKGFVTELDVVEGMQFDRGYASAYMATDTDKMEAVLENPYVLITDKKINNIQEILPVLEQVVQQGKPLLIIAEDVEGEALATLVVNKLRGTFNAVAVKAPGFGDRRKAMLEDIAILTGGQVITEDLGLDLKSADLTSLGRAAKIVVTKDHTTIVEGSGDANAIESRVGQIRSQLEETTSEFDKEKLQERLAKLAGGVAVIKVGAATETELKERKLRIEDALNSTRAAVEEGIVSGGGTALVNVYKQVETLLESTEGDVATGIKIVLRALEEPVRQIATNAGLEGSIVVDRLKREEVGVGFNAAEGTWVNMVEAGIVDPTKVTRSALQNAASVAAMFLTTEAVVADLPEPAGVGGMPDMGGMGGMGGMM, encoded by the coding sequence ATGGCTAAAGAACTTAAATTTAACGAAGAAGCACGTACCGCAATGCTGCGCGGTGTAGATACACTAGCTGACGCTGTAAAAGTAACACTCGGACCAAAAGGCCGTAACGTCGTACTCGAGCGTAAATTTGGCTCACCGCTTATCACAAATGACGGTGTGACAATCGCAAAAGAAATCGAATTGGAAGATGCATTTGAAAACATGGGCGCGAAGCTTGTAGCAGAAGTAGCATCCAAGACGAACGAAATCGCAGGGGACGGAACAACAACTGCAACAGTCCTTGCACAGGCGATGATCCGTGAAGGCTTGAAAAACGTTACTGCGGGCGCAAACCCTGTCGGCATCCGTAAAGGAATCGAACAAGCAGTAATTTCTGCAGTTGAAGGTCTTCAAAGCGTGTCTGATGAAATCGAAAGCAGACAGGAAATCGCACAAGTTGCTTCTATCTCTTCAGGAGACGAAGAAGTCGGCGATTTGATTTCACAGGCTATGGAGCGCGTAGGCAACGATGGCGTGATTACAATTGAAGAATCTAAAGGCTTCGTTACAGAGTTGGATGTAGTAGAAGGTATGCAATTCGACCGCGGCTACGCATCTGCTTACATGGCAACTGACACAGACAAAATGGAAGCAGTACTTGAAAATCCATATGTCTTGATTACTGATAAGAAAATCAACAATATCCAGGAAATCCTTCCAGTGCTTGAGCAAGTTGTTCAGCAAGGCAAACCATTGTTGATCATCGCTGAAGATGTAGAAGGGGAAGCATTGGCTACATTGGTTGTCAACAAGCTTCGCGGTACATTCAATGCAGTAGCAGTAAAAGCGCCAGGCTTCGGCGATCGCCGTAAAGCAATGCTCGAAGATATTGCAATTCTGACTGGCGGCCAAGTAATTACAGAAGATCTTGGACTTGATCTGAAATCTGCTGACCTTACATCACTTGGACGCGCTGCGAAAATCGTAGTAACGAAAGACCACACGACAATTGTAGAAGGAAGCGGCGATGCGAATGCAATCGAATCACGCGTTGGGCAGATCCGTTCACAGTTGGAAGAGACTACTTCTGAATTCGACAAAGAGAAATTGCAGGAGCGCTTGGCGAAATTGGCTGGCGGCGTAGCAGTGATCAAAGTCGGAGCAGCAACTGAAACTGAACTGAAAGAGCGCAAACTTCGCATCGAAGACGCATTGAACTCTACACGTGCAGCAGTTGAAGAAGGAATCGTATCCGGTGGCGGTACGGCACTGGTTAATGTATACAAGCAAGTAGAAACATTATTGGAATCTACTGAAGGCGACGTAGCAACAGGCATCAAGATTGTACTTCGTGCACTCGAAGAGCCAGTACGTCAAATCGCAACAAACGCGGGCCTTGAAGGTTCTATCGTAGTAGACCGTCTGAAGCGCGAAGAAGTCGGCGTCGGCTTTAACGCAGCAGAAGGCACATGGGTCAACATGGTAGAAGCAGGAATCGTGGATCCAACAAAAGTAACACGTTCTGCACTGCAAAACGCAGCATCTGTAGCGGCTATGTTCCTGACTACTGAAGCTGTAGTAGCAGACCTGCCAGAACCAGCAGGCGTCGGCGGAATGCCTGACATGGGCGGTATGGGTGGAATGGGCGGCATGATGTAA
- the groES gene encoding co-chaperone GroES, giving the protein MLKPLGDRIVIELIEAEEKTSSGIVLPDSAKEKPQEGKVIAVGTGRVLENGQRVELEVSENDRIIFSKYAGTEVKYEGTEYLILRESDILAIIG; this is encoded by the coding sequence TTGTTGAAACCACTAGGTGACCGTATCGTAATCGAATTAATCGAAGCAGAAGAAAAAACGTCAAGCGGCATTGTCTTACCAGACTCTGCAAAAGAAAAGCCGCAAGAAGGTAAAGTAATTGCTGTTGGTACAGGCCGTGTTCTTGAGAACGGACAGCGTGTTGAACTCGAAGTATCCGAGAATGACCGCATTATTTTCTCTAAATATGCAGGTACAGAAGTGAAATATGAAGGCACAGAATACTTGATTCTGCGCGAAAGTGACATCCTTGCAATTATCGGTTAA
- a CDS encoding CPBP family intramembrane glutamic endopeptidase, with amino-acid sequence MKKWVVALMIFMTYVLLQIGSIFLAPELIAYFTGKDLSKIDAVSQGFAWTLFITQGIASLLIAVMLLRNKRFIPVFKGKPSGFGGILLWGVLGFFLAMAGQIIGAAVESAFGVTAGSENTEMLSNIAKTAPIIIFAMVLFAPFLEEVVFRRIIFGGLYTKTNFWVAAIVSAIVFAAVHNELQHLLMYLMPGLAFAFVYYKTKRLLTPMIAHFLMNSFVTAVQWNADKLQQLQDMQQSIVLFLQ; translated from the coding sequence GTGAAAAAATGGGTTGTTGCTCTGATGATCTTCATGACGTACGTGCTGCTGCAGATTGGCAGCATATTTCTTGCCCCTGAACTGATTGCTTATTTCACAGGCAAAGACTTGTCCAAAATAGATGCTGTGTCGCAAGGCTTCGCCTGGACGCTGTTCATCACCCAAGGTATTGCATCACTCCTCATCGCTGTGATGCTGTTGCGCAATAAGCGATTCATTCCCGTCTTTAAAGGAAAGCCATCAGGATTCGGAGGCATCCTTCTCTGGGGCGTGCTCGGTTTCTTCCTCGCTATGGCAGGACAGATTATAGGAGCCGCAGTCGAGTCAGCGTTCGGTGTGACGGCAGGCTCTGAGAATACGGAGATGCTGTCGAACATCGCAAAGACTGCGCCGATTATCATTTTCGCCATGGTACTGTTTGCACCGTTCCTTGAAGAAGTCGTGTTCCGCCGGATTATCTTCGGCGGCTTGTACACGAAGACGAACTTCTGGGTCGCCGCAATTGTCAGCGCCATCGTCTTCGCTGCTGTGCATAACGAGTTGCAGCATTTGCTGATGTACTTGATGCCCGGTCTGGCATTTGCGTTCGTCTACTATAAAACGAAGCGGCTGCTGACTCCGATGATTGCCCATTTCCTGATGAACAGCTTTGTCACTGCTGTGCAATGGAATGCGGATAAACTGCAACAATTACAAGATATGCAGCAGAGTATCGTATTATTCCTGCAATAA